A single region of the Desulfurellaceae bacterium genome encodes:
- a CDS encoding SurA N-terminal domain-containing protein, translated as MLDFMRRRTRSIGVKILFGIIALVFIFWGVGGQNEGQAIDAVATVDDRPISARDFQRAYENVQAAYRNIYKENWNPELIQTLNLKDQTLEQLIDMRLMAAEARRVGMTVSDDEVRASITELPAFQAYGSFSPERYRRVLRSFRMTPREFEDDQRTQLLTAKFRDFILGTVEVSDSELRDVFASRQDTVNLRFVKIASATLLDEVAVEADALQTYYETHRESFRQPERVRFSYIAYPAEHFTPDDTASDQDIEAVYQRDKDTRFTTPERIRARHILLRLDPNASEADKDVVRIAAAALLEQIRDGADFAALAQEHSEDTATGAKGGDLGFFSRGAMVKPFEDAAFELSVGELSEPVETSFGLHLIRLEDKQPAQPRPLNEVREEIEDELTGQRAQERARQAAQEDHQEFGTRVTLPELAESRGLEVTGSPLVSRDETLPDLGRQPQLLQAAFSTDLDQLSAPVEIGETSYLVLPHERRPSQIPDFSEVRDEVEGRYKAEQAEALARHKAEDWVARATQDKSLDPLAEEEALEIEETGEFTRQGTYIPKIGSLPALKKAAFRLTEEKPIVPDVYVWGGNAFVAQLVEHRPASAAEFEQEKDSLRQELTDRKRVEAGQAFLRHLKKHATIEMNQAALLRLSS; from the coding sequence ATGCTGGATTTCATGCGACGACGGACCCGTTCGATCGGGGTTAAAATCCTGTTTGGGATCATTGCCCTCGTTTTCATCTTTTGGGGAGTCGGAGGCCAGAATGAGGGGCAGGCCATTGACGCGGTCGCCACGGTCGATGATCGCCCGATATCGGCCCGAGACTTTCAGCGCGCCTACGAAAATGTCCAAGCCGCCTACCGCAATATCTATAAGGAGAACTGGAACCCGGAGTTGATCCAGACCCTGAACCTCAAAGACCAGACCCTCGAGCAGTTGATTGACATGCGACTCATGGCGGCCGAGGCGCGGCGGGTCGGGATGACGGTCAGCGACGACGAGGTCCGCGCCTCGATTACCGAGCTGCCGGCCTTTCAGGCTTACGGCTCGTTCAGCCCTGAGCGCTACCGACGGGTGTTGCGCTCGTTCCGCATGACCCCCCGTGAGTTCGAAGACGACCAGCGGACCCAGCTGTTGACCGCAAAATTCCGAGACTTTATTCTCGGCACGGTCGAGGTCTCGGACAGCGAACTGCGGGACGTCTTCGCCTCGCGCCAGGACACGGTCAACCTGCGCTTCGTCAAAATCGCCTCGGCCACGCTGCTTGACGAGGTGGCGGTCGAGGCGGATGCCCTCCAGACGTATTACGAAACGCATAGAGAGTCTTTTCGCCAACCGGAGCGGGTGCGCTTTTCGTATATCGCGTACCCAGCCGAGCACTTTACGCCGGACGACACGGCGTCGGACCAAGATATCGAAGCCGTGTATCAGCGGGACAAGGATACCCGCTTCACCACACCGGAACGGATCAGGGCACGGCATATCTTGTTACGTCTTGATCCGAACGCGAGCGAAGCGGACAAGGACGTGGTCCGGATAGCGGCCGCCGCGCTGCTGGAGCAGATTCGCGATGGCGCGGACTTCGCCGCCCTGGCTCAGGAACACTCCGAGGATACGGCCACCGGCGCCAAGGGCGGCGACCTGGGCTTCTTCAGCCGCGGCGCGATGGTCAAACCGTTCGAGGACGCGGCGTTTGAACTCTCAGTTGGTGAGCTCAGCGAGCCGGTCGAAACCTCGTTTGGCCTCCACCTGATCCGGTTGGAGGACAAGCAGCCCGCCCAGCCGCGCCCGCTCAACGAAGTACGCGAGGAGATTGAGGACGAGCTCACCGGGCAGCGCGCTCAAGAGCGGGCCCGGCAAGCCGCCCAGGAAGATCACCAAGAGTTTGGGACGCGCGTCACGCTACCCGAGCTGGCCGAATCCCGTGGGCTGGAAGTGACCGGAAGCCCGTTGGTCAGCCGGGACGAGACGCTGCCCGACCTGGGCCGGCAACCCCAACTCCTGCAAGCCGCTTTCAGCACCGATCTCGACCAGCTCAGCGCGCCCGTCGAGATCGGCGAAACGAGCTATCTCGTCCTGCCCCACGAGCGGCGGCCGTCACAAATTCCAGACTTTAGCGAGGTGCGAGACGAGGTCGAGGGCCGCTACAAGGCCGAACAGGCCGAGGCTCTTGCCAGACACAAGGCCGAGGACTGGGTAGCACGTGCCACCCAGGACAAGTCCCTGGACCCGCTGGCAGAAGAAGAAGCCCTGGAAATAGAGGAGACCGGAGAATTTACCCGTCAGGGGACGTATATTCCCAAGATCGGCAGCCTCCCTGCCCTGAAAAAGGCGGCCTTTCGGCTGACCGAGGAAAAGCCGATCGTGCCCGACGTTTATGTGTGGGGCGGCAACGCGTTTGTGGCACAGCTCGTCGAACACCGCCCTGCCAGCGCGGCGGAGTTCGAGCAAGAAAAAGACAGCCTGCGTCAAGAACTCACCGACCGTAAGCGGGTCGAGGCGGGTCAGGCTTTTCTGCGCCATCTCAAAAAACACGCCACCATCGAGATGAACCAGGCGGCCCTGCTCCGCCTCTCCTCATAG
- a CDS encoding redoxin domain-containing protein, with the protein MFQEQNVEVLGVSFDSVADNAAFAQKFDFPFLLLCDTERELGLAYGACENATAGYAKRISYLIDETGQVERVYASVQAGSHPAEVLADLIS; encoded by the coding sequence ATGTTTCAGGAGCAAAATGTCGAGGTCCTGGGGGTGAGCTTTGACAGCGTGGCCGACAACGCCGCCTTCGCCCAGAAGTTCGACTTTCCGTTCCTGCTGTTATGCGATACCGAACGCGAACTTGGGCTGGCCTACGGCGCGTGTGAGAACGCCACGGCCGGCTATGCCAAACGGATCAGCTATCTGATTGACGAGACGGGACAGGTTGAGCGCGTCTACGCCAGCGTGCAGGCTGGCTCGCACCCGGCCGAAGTCCTGGCCGATCTGATTTCATAA
- a CDS encoding redoxin domain-containing protein, which produces MPLLQPGDSAPGFSVPTHRGEELSLASLRGKKVLLWFYPKADTPG; this is translated from the coding sequence ATGCCCCTGTTACAGCCCGGCGACAGCGCCCCAGGTTTTAGCGTCCCGACCCACCGCGGCGAGGAACTCAGCTTGGCCAGCCTGCGCGGCAAAAAGGTGTTGTTGTGGTTCTACCCCAAGGCCGACACACCCGGTTGA